The proteins below are encoded in one region of Candidatus Omnitrophota bacterium:
- a CDS encoding ATP-dependent helicase, producing the protein MKSELTVATAGAGTGKTTYLVSEFLDKVDLLKSEGKSLKDALGCVLAVTFSRKAAGEMKKRIIEKLGEPRMMPFLNISTIDAFCADILRENPAAAGIDSKFEILSGGSEHIFFRKAIDKARNTIIMEPVSPIDLRSAKELYDFITHLRLRLIRPDDLADFRWEGEGNFIPFIRLLYKIFEGNMKERSALDFPQILLEAYRLLDGHKNVRDALREKYRFVFIDEFQDTSPVQMELFMKIDPQRLCVVGDFNQSIYSFRGATPENLTGIKEKAGKTKSLSTNFRSVKSVLDFANLIEGKLKDYHLLSPRPDAPAGEKVCIVTAENRRQEALYIARRIKRLKKEQGLKNSDFAVILRSMKTAISDYEKVFRDEGIDFLSASGGGFYDRAEIKQIVAILKFLAAPGDDSAFFEFLTSPMVAFTLEDIYSFGAKRKKGVSLFEAFLDAGDRPGKDKRARVDFFLKNRKFPGRVSIHRYIMVIILDCGLTEWVKADFDGVYRLRALANIKKFLELALNYEKTSPAPSLSEFLEYIGGPDKHSSGAVESDAALDSSDCVDIMTVHKIKGLERKVVFVANITPSQFPIRERVSMPWEITGGTIRRVEKEKKPKNAEPKIADEEWRLFYVAMTRAKERLYLLGRPSKGKLSPLLSFFLDGEGESFSLKKEYAALAEHCRAEGVFEDKRKTKEVMIPVFRSHGACEYFSEKTVIDTKIKKGFSVSEISGYHFCPLRYRNDYILKKTGSASEDHIKVGNVLHTAIEHFDRSRDDDFFRQSVRQSLPPHLISSAGIMADNFLSSPFSAVPFMRESTFILKFKDTYIKGAIDRVEKKKDSYEIYDYKTGKKADASPYALPMNIYALGCKDVFGLKPVTKLGLFFLSTGKIVDAEIMEEAALLKTLDKIVAGIRSRDFQPRPGAHCRACPHSEKCEAAEKDDRASV; encoded by the coding sequence ATGAAATCTGAGCTGACGGTGGCCACCGCCGGCGCCGGCACCGGCAAGACGACCTATCTGGTGAGCGAGTTCCTGGATAAAGTGGACTTGCTGAAAAGCGAGGGGAAGAGCCTCAAAGACGCCCTCGGGTGCGTGCTGGCCGTCACCTTTTCCAGAAAAGCCGCCGGGGAGATGAAGAAGAGGATAATCGAAAAACTGGGCGAGCCCCGCATGATGCCCTTCCTGAATATCTCCACGATAGACGCTTTCTGCGCGGATATATTGAGAGAAAACCCCGCCGCGGCCGGGATAGATTCCAAGTTTGAGATACTGTCGGGAGGCAGCGAACACATATTTTTCAGGAAGGCTATAGACAAGGCCAGGAACACTATCATCATGGAACCGGTCTCGCCCATCGACCTTCGCAGCGCGAAGGAGCTATACGATTTTATCACGCATCTGCGCCTCCGACTCATCAGGCCTGATGACCTGGCTGATTTCAGGTGGGAGGGAGAAGGGAATTTCATACCCTTCATCCGGCTGCTTTACAAGATTTTCGAGGGCAATATGAAAGAGCGTTCGGCCCTTGATTTTCCGCAGATCCTTCTTGAGGCCTACAGGCTGCTGGACGGGCACAAAAATGTGAGAGATGCCCTGCGCGAAAAATACAGGTTTGTTTTTATAGATGAATTCCAGGACACGAGCCCCGTGCAGATGGAGCTCTTTATGAAAATAGATCCGCAGCGGCTTTGCGTCGTCGGGGATTTCAACCAGTCCATTTACTCCTTCCGGGGCGCTACGCCGGAAAACTTAACCGGCATAAAAGAGAAGGCCGGCAAAACCAAAAGTCTGTCCACAAATTTCAGGAGTGTTAAGAGCGTGCTGGATTTCGCCAACCTGATAGAGGGCAAACTGAAGGATTATCATCTGCTGTCCCCGCGCCCGGACGCTCCCGCCGGGGAGAAGGTCTGTATCGTGACAGCGGAAAACCGCCGTCAGGAAGCGCTCTATATAGCGCGCCGGATCAAGCGGCTGAAAAAAGAGCAGGGCTTAAAAAACAGTGATTTCGCCGTGATACTCAGGAGCATGAAAACGGCCATATCCGATTATGAAAAAGTGTTCAGGGATGAAGGGATAGATTTCCTCAGCGCCTCCGGCGGCGGTTTTTACGACAGGGCCGAGATAAAGCAGATCGTCGCTATCCTCAAATTCCTTGCCGCGCCGGGCGATGACAGCGCTTTTTTTGAATTTCTCACGAGCCCCATGGTAGCCTTTACGCTTGAGGATATTTATTCTTTCGGCGCTAAAAGAAAAAAGGGAGTGTCACTTTTTGAGGCTTTTCTTGACGCCGGAGACAGGCCGGGGAAAGATAAAAGGGCGAGAGTGGATTTTTTTCTTAAAAACAGGAAATTTCCCGGCAGGGTTTCCATCCACAGATACATCATGGTTATTATACTGGACTGCGGCCTGACCGAATGGGTGAAAGCCGATTTTGACGGCGTTTACCGTCTTCGCGCGCTCGCTAACATAAAAAAATTCCTGGAGCTGGCCCTGAACTACGAAAAAACATCCCCGGCTCCCTCTCTTTCCGAATTCCTGGAATACATCGGCGGGCCGGACAAACACAGCTCGGGGGCGGTGGAGTCGGACGCCGCGCTGGATTCGTCGGATTGCGTGGATATAATGACGGTGCACAAGATAAAAGGCCTTGAGAGAAAAGTGGTTTTCGTGGCGAACATAACGCCTTCGCAGTTCCCGATCCGCGAGCGTGTATCTATGCCCTGGGAAATCACAGGCGGGACGATCAGGCGCGTGGAGAAGGAAAAAAAACCGAAAAACGCCGAGCCGAAGATCGCCGATGAGGAATGGCGTCTTTTTTATGTGGCCATGACCCGCGCGAAGGAAAGGCTTTATCTTCTCGGGCGACCGTCTAAAGGAAAATTGAGTCCCCTGCTGTCTTTCTTTCTTGACGGTGAAGGAGAAAGTTTCTCTCTCAAGAAGGAGTACGCCGCGCTGGCCGAGCATTGCCGTGCGGAGGGAGTTTTTGAGGATAAAAGGAAGACGAAAGAAGTGATGATACCCGTTTTCCGCAGTCACGGCGCTTGCGAATATTTTTCCGAAAAGACTGTCATTGATACCAAGATCAAAAAAGGCTTTAGCGTTTCCGAGATCAGCGGATATCATTTTTGCCCTCTGAGATACAGGAACGATTATATATTGAAAAAAACCGGCAGCGCCTCGGAGGATCACATAAAAGTGGGGAATGTCCTGCACACGGCGATAGAACATTTTGACAGGAGCCGTGACGATGATTTTTTCAGGCAGAGCGTCAGGCAGTCGCTCCCCCCGCACCTTATATCCTCCGCCGGGATTATGGCGGACAATTTCCTTTCATCCCCCTTCAGCGCTGTGCCTTTTATGAGAGAGAGCACTTTCATCCTGAAATTCAAGGACACATATATCAAGGGCGCGATAGACCGTGTGGAAAAAAAGAAAGATTCCTATGAGATCTACGATTACAAGACAGGCAAAAAAGCGGATGCGTCGCCATACGCTCTGCCTATGAATATCTACGCCCTCGGCTGTAAAGATGTTTTCGGACTGAAACCCGTCACGAAGCTGGGGCTCTTCTTCCTTTCTACGGGCAAAATCGTTGATGCCGAGATAATGGAAGAGGCGGCTCTTCTGAAAACATTGGATAAGATCGTCGCCGGTATCCGCTCGCGCGATTTCCAGCCGCGTCCCGGCGCGCATTGCCGCGCCTGCCCACATTCGGAAAAATGCGAGGCCGCGGAAAAGGATGACCGCGCCAGCGTATGA